The nucleotide sequence AAGGCATCCGCGTGGACTATCTGCAGGGGTTGCGCGAACTGATCGACCGGGTGGAACCATTCATTGTTTCAGATCACATGTCGTGGAACTCGATCTCGGGTCAGAACTTCCACAACCTGCTGCCGATCCCCTTCACCGAAGACAGCCTGCAGACCCTGGTGAACAACATCGATTTTGTGCAGAACTTTCTGCGCCGGGCTTTGGTGCTTGAAAATATTTCGACCTATATCAGTTATCATCACAGCCACATGAACGAATGGGATTTCATTTCTGAAGTCAGCAAGCGTTCCGGCTGCGCGCTGCTGCTGGATGTGAACAACATCTATGTGAATTCACGCAACCACGGCTTTGACCCGAAATACTTTATCAACCACATCCCACTGGACCGCGTGGCGCAAATCCATCTGTCCGGCCCAAGTGATTATGGCGACTTCCTGTACGACACCCACTCGCAGGAGATCCCGTCACAGGTGTGGGATCTGTTTAAAATGCTGGCTCCGCAGGTTCGTCACCTGCCGGTG is from Bdellovibrio bacteriovorus str. Tiberius and encodes:
- the bufB gene encoding MNIO family bufferin maturase, yielding MQNSSFSHKVGMGLRAPHFPYLEQRPSTEVAWFEAQTETYIHTHGRSMEMLQTIRQDYPVALHGISMNIGAPEGIRVDYLQGLRELIDRVEPFIVSDHMSWNSISGQNFHNLLPIPFTEDSLQTLVNNIDFVQNFLRRALVLENISTYISYHHSHMNEWDFISEVSKRSGCALLLDVNNIYVNSRNHGFDPKYFINHIPLDRVAQIHLSGPSDYGDFLYDTHSQEIPSQVWDLFKMLAPQVRHLPVLIERDDDIPDFRELEVEVMKAAYILENSYETERTTESV